TTGTGTTGTTTTTTTAAACTGGACGCAAAACGCCGACGCGGTCGGGAAGCCTCAATTGGCTGCAACGCTTTTGATCGGTTGGCGCGTGCCGGCAAGAAGTTCCCTCGCCGCCTGGATGCGGCGGCGAATCAAGGCTTGGTGCGGAGAAAGTCCGAGGTGCTCCTTGAATTTATCGTGCAAGTGAGGCACCGACCATCCGGCAGCCCGGGCCAGTTCCCGCAGTCGAAGAGGTTCGGCATGGCGTAGATTGACAAGCTCCATGGCGCGGCGCAGCTCCACCGGCAGACCCCTTTCCTTTTGACTGCGCATGTGGAGTTCAGCCTGGAAATGCAGCCGACTGATGATGTAGCGCAGCAGCACCTGGGAATCAAAGGACTCGTCCGCGTGCAATTGCACCACTTCCTGGGTAAAGCGCCGCACCTCGCCCATCTCTTCCCAGCGCGTAATGCGGGAAACGCGCCGTTTTCGGATCTCACCGTCATAAAATCTCACCGCGAGGCAACTGTACGGGTCGTTAAAATCGCTGCGTCCAATTGTGCGGTCGCCCGGTATATGCCAAAGTAATGTTCCTGGAGTGGCCTCCTTCCATTCTCCATCCGTCTCGACCCAGCCTCGCCCAGACGTAATCAGTTCAAAACATTGCTGGCCATTTTCGAACAGGTGAGCGCTTGGATGGCAGCCGGGACGTTGATGATAATGCGACACGGCCAGCAGTTGTGAGCGCATGGGAAGAGGAAAGCCCCTTCTGCTTTTGGCGGGATTGTTCCGCCGAACACGATCCGAATTTTTGACAACAAATCCTAGTTTTTTGATACAATCCATCGTTGCAGATTAATTACACCCATTATCTAATCAAATAAATCCTATTTTTATAAAAGATGAAAAAATCCACGGAAGTTCGCTTTGGTTTTATTGGGGCGGGACAAATTGCCTATTACGCCGCGGACGCGGTCAAAAATCATCCCCACGCCAGACTGGTTGCAGTCCAGGATTTGAATGAACCCCGGCGGAAAGCCCTGCGCGAAAAGCATGCGGTAGATGCCGACTATGCCACAGCAGAGGAACTGCTTGCCGACAAGTCGGTGGATGCGGTCTATATCGCCACCCCGAACAAGTTCCACGCCCCGCTCGCCATCCAGGCCCTTGAGGCCGACAAACATGTCATCCTCGAAAAACCCTTTGCGATGAACATCACCGAAGCTGAAAAAGCCGTGGCCGCTGCGAAAACTGCAGGGCGAATTTTGAACATCGGAATGAATCAACGCTTTCCCGCCGACTCTCAAAAAATCAAGCACTTGGTTGAAACAGGCGCGCTCGGAGAAATTTATCACGCCAAGGCCTATTGGCTGCGCCGTTCCGGAATCCCGAAGCTCGGCACCTGGTTTGGAAACAAGGGACTGGCCGGCGGCGGATCGCTCTACGACATCGGCGTACACATGCTCGACCTTTGTCTTTATACGATTGGCAACTTCGAGCCGGTATCGGTCGTCGGCGCGACCTACACCAAATTTGGCAACCGGGGCCTGGGCGAAGGCGGCTGGGGCATATCGGACCGCTCCGACGCCGCCTTTGACGTGGACGATTTCGCCTCGGCTTTCATCCGCTTTTCCAATGGCGCCACCGTGACGTTGGATACATCATGGGCCTGCCACCAGGCGAATGGGAACCGCGATAACGTGGAAATCTTCGGCACCGAAGCCGGCGCAACGCTTCGGCCCGCCCGCCTTTTCAGGGCCGGCACGACAGCACCCGCCACCTATGAAATCCTTGACGAGATTAATGTTCCCTTGAAGATGCCGCATCAGGAACGGTTTCATAACTTCATCAATCACCTGCGGGGCGAGGAAGCTCTTTGCGTGACCACGGAACAGGCGCTGGTTGTGCAGAAGATCCTCGACGGCATTGCGGAATCCAGCCGGACCGCGAAAGAAGTCCGGATTCACTGACAAACTTTATCCTCAAATCAAACACAGGAGAGAAAGAAAACATAACATGAGCAAGGCGTTGGATTTTGGAGTTCAGAGCTGGTGTTTCAGGCATTTTAAGACCAATGCGGAGGTCGCGCAAAAGGTCCGCGAAATCGGGTTGGATAAAATCGAGCTGTGCGGCGTACATGCCGACTTCCACAATCCCGCAGTGTGGAAGGATGTTGTCAAAACCTACAAGGATGCCGGGATCGGCATTGTTTCCATTGGTGTGGAAACTTTGGTTGGGGATGAAAAGGAACGGGACCTCTTTGAATTTGTTGCAAGCACGGGAGCCAAACATATCTCGGCCCACTTCAGGGTCGATTCCTTTGCCCAGGCTATCAAACGGACACAAAAACTGTCGGACGAATTCGGCATCCGGGTGGGCATCCACTGCCACGGCGGCTACTCGTTTGGAGGGCAGCCCGATGTGCTCGATCATTTGATCAAAATAGGCGCGCCGCAAATCGGCCTTTGCAT
This portion of the Candidatus Methylacidiphilales bacterium genome encodes:
- a CDS encoding AraC family transcriptional regulator, coding for MRSQLLAVSHYHQRPGCHPSAHLFENGQQCFELITSGRGWVETDGEWKEATPGTLLWHIPGDRTIGRSDFNDPYSCLAVRFYDGEIRKRRVSRITRWEEMGEVRRFTQEVVQLHADESFDSQVLLRYIISRLHFQAELHMRSQKERGLPVELRRAMELVNLRHAEPLRLRELARAAGWSVPHLHDKFKEHLGLSPHQALIRRRIQAARELLAGTRQPIKSVAAN
- a CDS encoding Gfo/Idh/MocA family oxidoreductase, which translates into the protein MKKSTEVRFGFIGAGQIAYYAADAVKNHPHARLVAVQDLNEPRRKALREKHAVDADYATAEELLADKSVDAVYIATPNKFHAPLAIQALEADKHVILEKPFAMNITEAEKAVAAAKTAGRILNIGMNQRFPADSQKIKHLVETGALGEIYHAKAYWLRRSGIPKLGTWFGNKGLAGGGSLYDIGVHMLDLCLYTIGNFEPVSVVGATYTKFGNRGLGEGGWGISDRSDAAFDVDDFASAFIRFSNGATVTLDTSWACHQANGNRDNVEIFGTEAGATLRPARLFRAGTTAPATYEILDEINVPLKMPHQERFHNFINHLRGEEALCVTTEQALVVQKILDGIAESSRTAKEVRIH
- a CDS encoding sugar phosphate isomerase/epimerase: MSKALDFGVQSWCFRHFKTNAEVAQKVREIGLDKIELCGVHADFHNPAVWKDVVKTYKDAGIGIVSIGVETLVGDEKERDLFEFVASTGAKHISAHFRVDSFAQAIKRTQKLSDEFGIRVGIHCHGGYSFGGQPDVLDHLIKIGAPQIGLCIDTAWCMQIGPHPGNPIEWVKRYAGHIYGIHYKDFIFERNAQWRDVVVGQGNLNLPGFVHALNEHGFDGMSVIEYEADVENPSPALAQCVKAMRS